A genomic window from Candidatus Poribacteria bacterium includes:
- a CDS encoding C25 family cysteine peptidase yields MRIRFRLGITLSIQILIFLVCISSASAEITQVTSTDGITLQLTLPELVTSDIVRDNVRYQEVRYADCNFTNEPGNPKVPVTRVMLGIPATATIEAVNVSAAPVETRSNVRLSPVSIFDIDERDSQHSASQRWVESGSVYRSKGSASFRANSSYPGHPLARVVREGYIRSQRVIALTLYPVQYIPSARRLQVYSRLTVNIRFSYGKNSRQPSAVSRQQENVHLPETSLLTADSRKPIAIPAESEAFERAFSHQLLNAEQAARFRAPRPLIPAAPTLVPNGGSETRYKISVEETGVYAVTAASLQRDWGIELIGIDPARLRLTQGNRDIPVYISGAADGSFDATDAIFFLGHKPGNRYSRWNIYWLTVDNSGRIPARIPQVTANPTDQTATQVPTFRSKVTFEEDYLTSNLEFVHTETVSPGDKHGWFDALDFWYWDGIKNGGDSAEMRLEFPLYDVAKSFDPPRISVDLQGGTPVSHEILVSINGVRIQFAKWEQQDTLTVERTLRTWDTLKDDRNGEQNVLSFARVDDNVDDDTTRYPYHVYLNRFYVEYTRLFRAVANELWFISPEPETDSRTRLPGARKLQYKVEAFRDPSVHIFETDGIHLTARMQGVHIESNTTHTGSYNALFQVLDTRRTQFIAVSSTALRQPTRVDIVAPTDLATAVHGADYLIVTHSNFLSAAQRLAAWRATPGGGGYRTKVVTTDDIYNTFGDGSVSPKALKAFLKHAYQSWAPPALTYVVLFGDGTFDFRGVDTEIYSEAPELIGYIPTHYIRTDSFGRTAADHWYATVSGHDEFTDFYIGRLSVENLNQADAIVDKIVAYEQAPPNGDWRRRIISVADDEVSNSGDFIFKKSLDEIAKDHTRLGYETVEVFLEDVIDQVEAHPADYPDLLPQRVAKDRIIEALGEGAVLAQYAGHGGRIVWAHEAIFDNASVDQVEETAKIPFMLVLSCYNGYFDKPGEPSMAEKLLRKERGGIIGMLSATRLTYGRGNDALNRIIFDMLFKRNIRQLGPLSFDSKVELLMTEGTSQIDVMMEYTLFGDPALQIAIANGEIRPTIETKTVAPGDTLRVAAGHIQTATYDAATRTKRFTTDSAFNGTLTVKALFPGKTAIAQGVAGPVRYYTGDVVLTKTLTVNRGAYPAVTFTVPRNIASGDAHVEYYAQSDATVAVGGDGFTVNIPKILNIQPEVVSEGKFRISIQISDEKEELAQVLLDWRNPQSREWEKVSLVPAAPPLAKDGWWTVPEPLNAPTDGSAIRYDFKVTDIDGNTVETGRLQYYPYVYPNLLVVEAERESRISYGYNTQTKQWYLSADVQVEGGDGDIQTPIEVAFFSGNPDVDNDTLVDDDVDLLGTARIQPKDWIQRNPLVNSESAKKHPSKNTTGKSVYEPDPLNTLPIATATLNLKNQLPSGTHDIFVYIDVTNTETDQPGKVLENDEEDNIAYRRLSVDMGVIGKEASSSQIVSLDRNCLVTAPPGALQGTTVLAIRPLDEQGFINVGTGLSIPYAKTSAKSPLAGMSKRAPFPGVSVHGYELVVDAQTESEIKLTSPVAIDLSFDLRTLSAQLAQELLGGVDSEVVPLGEGTDRLGVADTINTAVVSHARELGIYMFSPTLGNWTRLPSQQLADATGTLQQRMHVTNISEKNIGQSELREVDIQPEGTRTGKYVLFFTGPQTYRLFLAPSAEGPQALDPLEVIAPMEQLANFSTNFRNFRHGFTLNVELDFDLPFTFGDVLTFNITSLVQPATDVEADIGTPQQELRWYASGFRDRNQGTGTLSYVELPPDTTMPEDRWVIFFLNSTEFQVEGERTGVLRSQADGNPFRGTVGKLFSYQPYGLRFQITHGDRPFAPGDRFRFETRPVGTIRATTDRLGPITLLHTDDTVPPDMQLTIGNQQHFVPGDATDAEPLIGATLTDPSGLDYLTRPLLLEIGSAFGEYERIDPEAYQVTHHPGSNQLVLTYPSPELEPREYEVRLTASDVHGNTDTKRITFRVHDTLQLLSFLNYPNPFPRKTTLTCELTAPADSLAVKIYTLSGRLIRELSVPATPGFLMVEWDGRDADGVEVANGVYYAKLRVKREGEKDITEILKMMKLR; encoded by the coding sequence GTGCGTATCCGATTCAGGCTTGGTATTACACTAAGCATTCAAATTCTCATCTTTTTAGTATGTATAAGCAGTGCTTCCGCTGAGATTACCCAAGTTACATCAACCGATGGAATTACTCTTCAGCTCACCCTACCGGAACTGGTTACATCCGATATCGTTCGAGACAATGTCCGTTATCAAGAGGTGCGTTACGCTGACTGTAATTTCACCAATGAGCCGGGGAATCCCAAAGTTCCAGTCACACGCGTCATGCTGGGTATACCTGCGACAGCTACGATTGAGGCAGTTAATGTTTCTGCTGCACCTGTGGAGACACGCAGCAATGTGCGTCTCAGCCCTGTCTCAATTTTCGACATCGATGAACGTGATTCACAGCACTCAGCATCGCAGCGTTGGGTGGAAAGTGGAAGCGTGTATCGGTCGAAAGGGAGCGCCTCTTTTCGGGCGAATTCTTCGTATCCCGGACACCCCCTTGCCCGAGTTGTCCGAGAGGGTTATATCCGCAGTCAACGCGTCATCGCTTTGACATTGTACCCTGTCCAATATATCCCAAGTGCCCGCCGTTTGCAGGTCTATTCACGCCTCACCGTGAACATCCGTTTTTCTTACGGCAAGAATAGCCGTCAGCCGTCAGCCGTCAGTCGTCAGCAAGAAAACGTTCATTTACCAGAAACCTCTTTACTGACTGCTGATAGCCGAAAGCCGATAGCCATTCCCGCCGAATCTGAAGCGTTTGAGCGTGCATTTTCACATCAACTCCTTAATGCCGAACAAGCCGCTCGTTTCCGCGCCCCCCGACCCCTAATACCTGCAGCACCGACACTCGTTCCGAACGGCGGGAGTGAAACACGCTATAAGATATCTGTCGAGGAGACAGGAGTCTACGCCGTAACGGCGGCATCGCTACAACGCGACTGGGGGATAGAACTCATCGGGATTGACCCTGCGAGGCTTCGACTCACGCAGGGAAACAGAGATATTCCAGTTTACATCAGTGGCGCGGCGGATGGCAGTTTTGACGCAACGGATGCTATCTTTTTCCTTGGGCATAAACCCGGAAATCGATATAGTCGTTGGAATATCTATTGGCTCACAGTGGATAATAGTGGACGTATTCCGGCTCGGATACCGCAAGTTACCGCCAATCCCACGGACCAGACAGCAACACAAGTGCCTACCTTCCGCTCTAAGGTGACTTTTGAGGAGGATTACCTAACGAGTAACCTTGAATTTGTCCATACTGAGACTGTTTCACCCGGCGATAAACACGGTTGGTTTGACGCACTGGACTTCTGGTACTGGGACGGTATCAAAAATGGCGGTGATTCTGCCGAGATGCGTCTTGAGTTTCCGCTTTACGATGTCGCGAAAAGTTTCGATCCGCCACGCATTTCCGTTGACTTGCAGGGTGGGACACCGGTATCACATGAAATTTTGGTTTCTATTAACGGGGTCCGAATCCAATTCGCTAAATGGGAACAGCAGGATACGCTCACTGTTGAACGCACCTTGCGTACTTGGGATACACTCAAGGACGACAGGAACGGCGAACAGAACGTCCTATCCTTCGCTCGCGTTGATGATAATGTTGACGATGATACCACCCGATATCCGTATCATGTCTATCTCAATCGTTTTTATGTCGAGTATACCCGTCTTTTCCGTGCGGTTGCAAATGAGTTGTGGTTCATATCGCCGGAACCGGAAACTGATTCTCGAACCCGTCTCCCCGGTGCGCGTAAACTTCAGTACAAAGTTGAGGCGTTCCGTGATCCGAGCGTACATATCTTTGAGACGGATGGAATACATCTTACAGCCCGGATGCAAGGCGTTCACATAGAGTCAAATACAACACATACGGGTTCGTATAACGCGCTTTTTCAGGTGCTTGATACTCGAAGGACGCAATTTATTGCTGTTTCCAGCACTGCTCTGCGTCAACCGACACGCGTTGATATCGTCGCACCTACGGACTTAGCGACTGCGGTACACGGTGCTGATTATCTGATTGTGACACACTCCAATTTCTTGTCTGCCGCACAGAGATTAGCGGCGTGGCGCGCAACGCCTGGCGGTGGAGGATACCGCACAAAGGTCGTCACAACTGACGATATTTACAATACGTTTGGCGATGGGAGTGTCAGTCCGAAAGCACTTAAAGCGTTTCTAAAGCACGCCTATCAATCTTGGGCACCGCCAGCACTGACTTATGTTGTCCTCTTTGGCGATGGCACCTTCGATTTTCGCGGTGTGGACACCGAAATCTATTCCGAGGCACCCGAACTTATTGGATATATCCCAACGCATTATATCCGAACCGACTCTTTTGGTCGTACCGCTGCTGACCACTGGTACGCGACCGTCTCGGGACACGATGAATTCACCGATTTCTATATTGGTAGACTCAGCGTCGAAAACCTTAACCAAGCCGATGCGATTGTTGATAAGATTGTGGCTTATGAGCAGGCACCACCCAATGGAGACTGGCGGAGAAGGATTATCTCTGTCGCTGACGACGAGGTCAGCAACTCTGGCGATTTTATCTTCAAGAAAAGTCTTGATGAAATTGCGAAAGATCACACCCGCTTAGGCTATGAAACCGTTGAGGTTTTCCTTGAAGATGTTATTGATCAGGTTGAGGCACACCCAGCGGATTATCCAGACCTCTTGCCACAACGCGTTGCAAAAGATAGGATCATTGAAGCACTTGGAGAGGGCGCCGTGCTCGCGCAATATGCTGGACATGGCGGGAGAATCGTCTGGGCACACGAAGCAATCTTTGATAACGCCTCTGTTGATCAGGTTGAAGAAACCGCCAAGATTCCTTTCATGTTAGTTCTCAGTTGTTATAATGGCTATTTTGATAAACCCGGTGAACCCAGTATGGCAGAGAAGTTACTGCGGAAAGAGCGGGGTGGTATCATCGGTATGTTGAGCGCGACGCGTCTTACTTATGGCAGAGGAAACGATGCCCTCAACCGAATCATCTTTGACATGCTTTTTAAACGCAACATCCGACAACTGGGTCCCTTGAGTTTTGATTCAAAAGTTGAACTGCTGATGACAGAGGGTACGAGTCAGATTGATGTCATGATGGAATATACGCTTTTTGGTGATCCTGCCCTACAGATTGCTATTGCCAACGGTGAAATTCGGCCCACTATTGAGACGAAAACAGTCGCGCCGGGTGATACTCTCCGAGTCGCAGCAGGGCATATTCAAACGGCTACTTACGATGCGGCAACCCGCACAAAACGCTTTACGACAGACTCTGCTTTTAATGGGACACTCACCGTTAAAGCCCTGTTCCCCGGGAAAACAGCGATTGCCCAAGGTGTTGCGGGCCCCGTCAGATACTACACTGGAGACGTGGTTCTGACAAAGACGCTAACTGTAAACCGAGGTGCTTATCCTGCAGTGACTTTCACTGTCCCACGGAACATTGCGAGCGGTGATGCTCACGTCGAATACTATGCGCAAAGCGACGCGACTGTCGCTGTCGGTGGTGATGGATTTACCGTCAACATCCCAAAAATTCTTAACATTCAACCTGAAGTGGTCAGTGAGGGCAAGTTTCGTATCTCTATCCAGATTTCCGATGAAAAAGAGGAACTGGCACAAGTGCTCTTGGATTGGCGTAATCCACAGAGTCGCGAATGGGAGAAGGTATCTCTCGTCCCCGCAGCCCCACCCTTGGCAAAGGATGGATGGTGGACGGTGCCTGAGCCGTTAAACGCCCCTACAGACGGTTCTGCCATCCGATATGACTTTAAGGTAACGGATATAGATGGGAATACGGTTGAAACTGGAAGACTCCAGTATTATCCTTATGTATACCCCAATCTTTTGGTTGTGGAGGCTGAGAGAGAGAGTAGGATTAGTTACGGCTATAACACCCAAACGAAACAGTGGTACCTCTCGGCGGATGTGCAGGTAGAAGGTGGTGATGGTGATATACAAACGCCCATTGAAGTGGCATTTTTTAGTGGTAATCCGGATGTTGACAATGATACGCTTGTTGATGACGATGTTGACCTGCTTGGGACTGCCCGGATTCAACCCAAAGACTGGATACAACGCAACCCGTTAGTGAACTCCGAAAGCGCGAAGAAACACCCCAGCAAAAACACTACAGGAAAAAGTGTTTATGAACCGGATCCTTTGAATACACTGCCGATCGCGACTGCTACTTTAAATCTGAAGAATCAATTGCCCTCCGGCACGCACGACATATTTGTCTATATCGATGTGACAAATACTGAAACGGATCAACCGGGCAAAGTACTCGAAAATGACGAGGAAGACAATATCGCTTACCGACGGCTTTCTGTTGACATGGGGGTGATCGGAAAAGAGGCTTCCTCAAGCCAAATTGTTAGTTTGGATCGAAACTGCCTTGTTACTGCACCTCCTGGAGCACTTCAAGGAACAACAGTATTGGCTATTCGTCCCTTGGACGAACAGGGATTTATCAATGTAGGGACTGGATTATCTATCCCCTACGCGAAAACCTCTGCCAAAAGCCCCCTTGCGGGGATGTCCAAGCGCGCACCGTTCCCTGGCGTTTCCGTTCACGGCTATGAACTCGTTGTTGACGCACAAACAGAATCTGAAATTAAACTAACCTCTCCAGTGGCGATTGACTTGAGCTTCGACCTCCGTACCCTTAGTGCTCAGCTCGCGCAAGAACTGCTGGGAGGTGTTGACTCTGAAGTGGTACCCTTGGGAGAAGGAACTGATAGATTAGGTGTTGCGGACACGATTAACACTGCTGTCGTATCCCATGCCCGTGAATTAGGCATCTATATGTTTAGTCCAACACTCGGAAATTGGACAAGACTTCCCTCTCAGCAACTCGCTGATGCCACGGGCACGTTACAGCAACGCATGCATGTGACAAATATAAGTGAAAAGAATATTGGGCAAAGCGAACTTCGCGAGGTAGATATCCAACCTGAAGGGACACGGACCGGCAAGTATGTGCTCTTTTTCACGGGTCCGCAAACGTATCGGCTTTTCCTTGCCCCTTCGGCGGAGGGTCCACAGGCACTTGATCCGTTGGAAGTTATCGCACCAATGGAACAACTCGCTAACTTCAGCACAAACTTCCGAAACTTTAGGCATGGATTCACCCTGAACGTGGAACTTGATTTTGACCTACCCTTCACTTTTGGTGATGTCTTAACGTTCAATATAACCTCCCTTGTGCAACCTGCTACGGATGTCGAAGCCGACATCGGCACACCGCAGCAAGAACTCCGTTGGTACGCATCTGGATTTAGAGATAGGAACCAAGGCACGGGAACCCTCAGTTACGTTGAACTACCACCAGATACTACTATGCCTGAAGATCGATGGGTCATCTTTTTCCTTAATAGCACTGAGTTTCAGGTTGAGGGTGAAAGAACCGGTGTTTTACGTTCCCAAGCCGATGGAAATCCATTCCGAGGAACAGTTGGAAAGTTGTTTTCATATCAACCTTACGGTTTACGTTTTCAAATCACACATGGTGATCGTCCCTTTGCTCCCGGTGACAGATTTCGATTTGAAACTCGACCCGTTGGGACCATTCGGGCAACGACAGATCGCCTGGGACCGATTACGCTGTTGCATACTGACGATACCGTTCCACCGGATATGCAGTTGACTATCGGTAACCAGCAACATTTCGTTCCCGGAGATGCCACAGATGCAGAACCCCTCATCGGAGCAACATTAACCGACCCAAGTGGACTTGATTACCTCACCCGACCGCTGTTGTTGGAAATTGGGAGTGCATTCGGGGAGTATGAACGTATTGACCCAGAAGCGTATCAGGTGACACATCACCCCGGCTCGAATCAACTCGTGTTGACATATCCGTCTCCAGAACTTGAACCGCGGGAATATGAGGTCCGACTCACCGCGAGTGATGTCCATGGAAACACCGATACAAAACGCATCACATTTCGGGTTCACGATACCTTGCAGCTGCTCTCGTTTCTCAACTATCCAAATCCGTTTCCGCGTAAAACAACGCTCACCTGCGAATTGACCGCGCCTGCTGATTCGCTCGCTGTGAAAATCTATACGCTGAGCGGACGACTCATCCGCGAACTCTCGGTTCCAGCAACTCCGGGATTTCTTATGGTGGAGTGGGATGGTAGAGACGCTGATGGCGTTGAGGTTGCAAATGGCGTTTACTACGCAAAACTCCGAGTTAAGCGTGAAGGCGAAAAAGACATAACTGAAATACTCAAAATGATGAAACTCCGTTGA
- a CDS encoding PorV/PorQ family protein, producing the protein MKHKSKFKSVLKSIKCAKVIQNPFPHFGTLAHFRDTCKLFVVSIIAFCVVIIPSVDARYTADFLTLGVGARALGMGGAGTALSDNAYAPYWNPAGLGQLTRYEVSFMHSTLNEADAYDFVSYVHPLKKRGAIGVSWLRVGVDDIPITSLPVVSRPVGPANRPEVVGSFNNTDNAFLFASGWRLPSRYGIDLHLGGTLKLLYMSGYRSTNAIGGGANIGFIGMTNPEKPHQLMLGLQVSDVFTTKLYWNTPPPSADLTSHTETILPHLKIGIATVHTLPIFRSMLILALDTYIQNRIGLEIEPDVEKSEGSPVELHAGAEWTLFDLLSLRIGLSERSGSLESVRQLTAGVGLNLRFVTGAGAGLDYAFANHPALGGSHRISLRIRF; encoded by the coding sequence ATGAAACATAAATCAAAGTTTAAAAGTGTGCTGAAGTCCATAAAATGTGCTAAAGTTATTCAAAATCCTTTCCCTCACTTCGGGACTTTAGCACACTTTAGAGACACTTGCAAACTTTTTGTCGTATCTATAATTGCGTTCTGTGTGGTGATTATTCCATCTGTTGATGCGAGATACACTGCCGATTTCCTAACACTTGGGGTTGGAGCGCGTGCACTTGGTATGGGCGGGGCAGGCACTGCTTTAAGCGATAATGCTTACGCACCGTATTGGAATCCTGCTGGGTTGGGACAACTCACCCGATATGAAGTCAGTTTCATGCATTCTACACTCAATGAAGCCGATGCTTACGATTTTGTCAGTTATGTCCATCCACTCAAAAAGCGAGGCGCGATTGGTGTAAGTTGGCTCCGTGTCGGTGTTGACGACATTCCTATTACCAGCTTACCGGTCGTCAGTCGTCCTGTCGGGCCCGCGAACCGTCCAGAGGTCGTCGGCTCCTTTAACAATACCGACAACGCTTTTCTTTTTGCTTCTGGTTGGAGGCTTCCATCCCGTTACGGTATTGATTTACATCTTGGTGGCACACTCAAACTCCTCTATATGAGTGGATATCGAAGTACGAACGCTATCGGTGGCGGTGCAAATATCGGTTTCATTGGGATGACAAACCCTGAAAAACCACATCAACTGATGCTTGGATTGCAGGTGAGCGATGTCTTTACGACGAAGCTCTACTGGAACACACCGCCACCATCGGCGGATCTTACATCGCACACTGAAACGATACTACCACACCTCAAAATCGGTATCGCCACGGTACATACACTCCCTATTTTCCGAAGTATGCTCATCCTTGCCTTGGATACCTACATCCAAAATCGGATTGGTCTGGAGATTGAACCTGACGTTGAGAAATCGGAGGGGAGTCCTGTTGAGTTGCATGCGGGTGCTGAATGGACACTCTTTGATCTACTTTCTTTACGGATTGGACTCTCGGAACGGAGTGGGAGTCTTGAGAGTGTTCGCCAATTGACAGCGGGGGTTGGGTTGAATCTCCGATTCGTCACGGGTGCCGGGGCAGGATTAGACTATGCGTTCGCGAACCATCCAGCATTGGGCGGCAGTCATCGTATATCTCTCAGAATTAGATTTTAG